ggtaaagaatctgtctgccaattcaggagacatgggttcaatccctgaacagggaagatcccacataccacacagcaactaagcctgcgtgccataactattgagcctgtgctctagggcctgggaaccacagctactgaagcccacatgtccTAGAGTCCAtgcgctgcaacaagagaagccccacaaTCAGAAGCCCACAAACTGCAGCTAGAGTAGTCCTCACTCACGACAGCTGGaaaaagcccacatagcaacaaagacccggcaaggctaaaaataaataaataatttttttttaaacctaaatataaaatatatttccaattTTCGTGCATGGTACTTTATATCAAGACTAAACAAATTTTACTCAGACTTTCATTCCCTAATGAATTTTATGTTGTCTCTGCATTTAACAGCCAGACTGTAAAGTGTATACAGAAGCTTGCACCAGAGAATACAATCCAATCTGTGCCAGTGACGCAAAAACCTACAGCAATGAATGTACTTTCTGCAATGAAAAGATGTAAGTACACGATAGTAAATATTTGGTCTTCCAAGGTATGAAGAAATCATTACAAGGTGATGGTAAATCTGTACAATCTGCTGATTGTACCAAGgcacaatatatatatagaaaataactGTAAGGTCATTGTAAAATATTAGGGGccactcttttttctttccctgaagtTCTTGTTTCTGAAAGTAATTTTGTGTTTGAGCTATCAATAATTTTGATTGATATTGTGCAAATGTGTAAACAATTAATTTAACTTAATTATGAGTTACTAATGGCAGACTAACAACCAATAGAATGTAATTCCAAAGCCCAGCTCTGTGTGGTGGCCATGTGATTGACCCTTGCAGATTTCCAGCTGAAGGGAGCATAATTGTTCAAGAACCAAACAGACCACTGAATTCAGAAATTTATCAAAATCAGCCCATTCATGTTAGAAAGGGACTCCTGTCAAGGTTGACTGTCTCAAAAactctctgtgtgtgttagtcactcagtcatgtccgaccctttgtgatcccatgaactgtagtctgccaggttcctctgtccatgcaattttccagacaagaatactggagtggttgccattcccttctcgaggggatctttccgaccaaggaatcaaactcgggtctcctacagtgcaggcagatgctttaccatctgagccactatgaCAGCCTCCAAATCTTCCCTGGAGAGTGGGGCATTCTAGAGCACGTCTATCTAATCTccctttctgcctccttcctctgaGACAGTCTGCAGTCTAAAGGTTCAGCCAGCCTTCTACCTCCTGCCTCATTTCCTCTCAGGGGGTATTTCCTCTCACAAAATCTTTGCACATTTAATCCCCAAAGAGGCATGTGTTTCTGGAGGACTGCTGAGATAGTCTCCAGTCTCTCCTCTCTCAGATCTGGGTGAGTCCCAAACCTGAATCAGGACTGAGTGCACAGGAAGAGTGAAGTGGGCCCAGATGGGAACCGGCTCTAGGAGCAAGCAGAGTCCAGTTGCTTCTGCAAGTGGAACACAGCCACTCTACCTTGTTCCATTTTCAAATCCTCCTTATTGAAAAGATTTTTGGAGTTTTTATGTTTAACATCCAAACTCTATTCTGCATGCACATTATCTACATTTCTGTATCACAGAAATGACTCCAATCTGTACAATCTATGGTAGAACTTACAGCATTGAGTGTAATTTTCTCAGTGATACTACACTGGGAGTTTAAAATATtcccttttaaataaaaacttatggtggagtaattttagatttacagagaaATTTCAAAGATAGTACCAGTTTTTGTATCCTTTATCCAGTTTCTCCTAAGATTAACTCCTTATGGAAACCTGGCACACATGTCAAAAGTAGCAAATTAACTTTGGTTTATCAGTATTAACTAATCTACAGAATTTGtttggatttcaccagtttttctattaatatcctttttaatttttttaaagtgtaatgtactttatttcttccttaaaactCTAattgtttcctctctttctttataGGAATAATGATGCCGATATTCATTTTCAACATTTTGGTGAATGTGAATATTGATAAAGCAGCTCATAAATTGTAATTACATTCTGTGGTGCATTCAACAGGCAATTAGAGTCTTCTCAGTCAGAGCTAACCAGGTCAATTCTATGAAACAAGAGCTATTGATAGAATATAGAGCATTCAGATTCtttccaaaattaatttttcatgatttcaggattttcattctttatattaaatttattcaaTGGTAGTTTGAAAAACTAATGTCACTTGCATGCTTGGTAACATAAAAGCTagtgtaatttaaaataataaatatttcactcattaaaatgttaataatgatgTTATCTTTATTAAAACACCCTTTCTTTCAACAAGGGGTTAATCAaatataatttcaatattttcaaagatgaaaatttGAACTATTTCAAAATTCTTTGGTATTTACCAAAAGTGTAAACTGTTTGGCTCCTTTCTATGCTATTGAATCAAATTCTCCAAGAAAAAGGGACGAGGAAGTTGAATTCTAATAAGCACTTAAGGTTAATGTTATGATCACAAATGTTAAACAATAAGAACCTTAattcattaaataattaattagaaCTTAAGTTCTATAATTGAATTAGTTGAAAAATCTATTCAAAGATAGCATAAGATTTCTGAAGCTTGGGAAAAATTTtacatgttattttctttctctttcataaatAAGCCAAAaggtagttgctgctgctgctaagtcgcttcagtagtgtttgattctgtgtgaccccatagacggcagcccaccaggctcctccatccctgggattctccaggcaagaacactggagtgggttgccatttccttctccaatgcatgaaagtgaaaagtgaaagtgaagtcgctcagtcgtgtccgactctttgcgaccccttggactgcagcctaccaggctcctccatccatgggatggaggcaagagtactggagtgggtttccactgccttctctgaaaggtAGTTGAGTGATATTCAAATTCTAGATGGGACTGCTTTCCTCAACCTAGGCTATCCATTTCTAGTCTAAGTTAGTCTAAGTCTGATGATAGCTTTCCACTACTTTCCATCTCCCACTAACAAGAAGCAGACATTGACTAACAGGCCCACTGCTCATTTAAAGCTTTATTATAGTAAAAGAAATGTAGAGATAATgctatctttaatattttttgaggGAACAGTGAAACTGTTTGCAACAGAGAGGGGACCCTTTCCTTCCTCATGAGGGTTGTAAAaaagttccaatttctccatattttcAAACCAAatcacaattttattattttaaaataattatatttatcccAGTGGGTGTGAATTAATATTCAATTGGGGTTGGATTTACATGCCCTTATGATTAAGTGTTTAATGTTTTTTCATGTGCCACTTGCATAACTTctctagagaaatgtctatttaaattctttgccttttaaaaaaattattgttcttcagttactaagtcatgtctgaatctttgagaccccgtgaattgcagcacgcgaggctaccctgtccttccctatctcctggagtttgctcaactcacgtcctttgtatcagtgatgccatccaaccgtctcatcctctgttacccactgtattcctgccttcaatccttcccagcatcagagtcttctcaaatgagtcagctctttgcatcaggtgcctaaagtattggagcttcagcttcagcatcagtccttccaatgaaaactcagggttgatttcctttaggattgactggtttgatctccttgctatccaaaggacttgcaagagtcttgtccagcaccacattcgaaagcatcgattctacagggctcagccttctttatgctacAAAtctacatccatatatgactcctggaaaaatcattgtctgactatacagactttgtcAGCATAGCaatatttctgcttctgaatatgctttttgggtttgtcatagctttccttccaagaagcagacatcttttaatttcatggctgtcatTGTCCACAGTGGTGACTGcaatggagcccaagaaaataaaacctgtcactgtttctactttttccccatctatttaccatgaagtgttggaactggatgccatgagcttagttttttgaatgctgaattttaaaagttaagttcTTAATATTCCTCTTTTTGATTTGGTAGAGTTCTTTATATAACTTGGTTTCTAGGCACTAgtaaccagctgagctatttcaaatcctaaaagatgatgctgtgaaagtactgcactcattatgccagcaaatatggaaaactcagcagtggccacaggactggaaaaggttagttttaattccaatcccaaagaaaagcaatgccaaagaatattcaaattaccatacaatggcactcatttcacacgctagcaagataattcttcaagctaggcttcaggagtatgtgaactgaaaacttccaaacatacaagctggatttagaaaaggctgatagaccatagaaaaagcaagagaatccccccccacccccacccccccgcaaaaaaaaaaaaaaaaaaaaacacatttacttctgcttcattgatgacactaaatcctttgactgtgtggatcacaaccaactgtggaatattcttaaagagatgggaataccagaccacattaattgcctcctgagaaacctgtatgcaggacaagaagcaacagttagaactggacatggaacaacagactggttcaaaattgggaaaggagtatgtcaaggctctattgTTACCCTGCAAATTTAATgaatatgcagaatacatcatatgaaatgctgggctagatgactcacaagctggaatcaagattgcagggagaaaatcaacaacctcagatatgtagatgatactactttaatgacagaaagtgaagaggaactaaaaagcctcttgatgaagatgaaagaggagagtgaaaaagctagcttaaaactcaacattcaagaaacaaagatcacagtatctggtcctatcacttcatgacaaatagatggggaaaagtagaaacagtgtcagatttcattttcttgggctcaaaaatcaaataagtcaatcctaaaggaaatcatggcttccctcatagctcagttggtaaagaatccacctgtgatgcaggagacctaggttcaattcctgggtcaggaagatctgctagagaagggataggctacccactccagtattcttgggcttcccttgtggctcagatggtaaagaatccacctgtaatgcaggagacctgggtttgatccctgggttgggaagatcccctggagaagggaaaggctacccattccagtattctggcctggagaattctatggactatacagtccatggggaagcaaagagtcagatatgactgagcaactttcacttacaaaggtaatcaaccgtgaatattcattggaaggactggtgctaaagctggaattccaatactttggcaacctgatgcaaagagctgattcattgtaaaagactctgatgctgggaaagattgacagcaagaggaggaggaaacaacagaggatgagaaggttggattgcactactgactcaatgaacatgagtttgaacaaactcagggagatagtgaagaacaggacagcctggtgtgctgcagtttacagggtcacaaagagtcagatatgacttagcgactgaacaataacacaaAAGGCCCTTATTAGATATacaacttgcaaatattttctcccatgtttGAGTTGCCTTTTGAACATTCTTCACAGCATCCTTTgaagtaaaatatttcaaaatttaatgaaCTTCAACTTCTCTCcgagaatgtgaagtcaagtgggccttacaaagcatcactacaaacaaagctagtggaggtcatggaattccagatgagctatttcaaatcctgaaagatgatgctgtgaaactgctgcactcaatatgccagcaaatttggaaaactcaacagtggccacagtactggaaaaggtcagttttcattccaattcccaaaaaaggcaatgccaaagaatgctcaaactactgcacaattgcactcatctcacatgctagtaaagtaatgctcaaaattctccaagccaggcttcagcagtatgtgaaccatgaacttccagatgttcaagccagttttagaaaaggcagaggaaccagagatcaaattgccaatatcctctggatcatggaaaaagcaagagagttccagaaaaacatctacttctactttattgactatgccaaagcctttgactgtgtggatcacaataaactgtggaaaattcttcaagagatgggaagactcttgacctgcctcttgagaaacctatatgcaggtcaggaagcaacagttagaactggacatggaacaacagactggttccaaataggaaaaggagtacatcaaggctgtatattgtcaccctgcttatttaacttatatgaagagtacatcatgagaaatgctgggctggaggaagacaagctggaatcaagatttctgggagaaatatcaataacctcagatatgcagatgataccacccttttggcagaaagtgaagaagaactaaagagcctcttgatgaaagtgcaagaggagagtgaaaaagttggcttaaagctcaacattcagaaaacgaagatcatggcatctggtctcatcacttcacgggaaatagatggggaaacagtggcaacactgcctgactttatttttctgggctccaaaatcactgcagatggtgattccagccatgaaattaaaagacgcttactccttggaaggacagttatgaccaacccagcattttaaaaagcagagacattactctgtccacaaaggtctgggctatggtttttccagtggtcaggtatggatgtgagagttcgactgtgaagaaagctgaacactgaagaattgatgcttttgaactgtggtcttggagaagactcttgagagtcccttggactgcaaggagatccaaccagtccattctaaaggagatcagtcctgggtgttcattggtaggactgattttgaagctgaaactccaatatttggccacctgatacaaagagctgactcatttgaaaagaccctgatgctgggaaagattgagggcaggaggagaaggggacgacagaggatttttggatggcatcaccaactcaatgcaaatgggtttgggtggactccaggagttggtgatggacagagaggcctggcgtgctgcagttcatggggttgcagagtcagacacgattgagtgactgaactgaactgaactgatgagggtgaaggaagagagtaatagagctggcttaaaactaaacattaaaaaaaccaagaccatggcatctggccccattcagatcagatcagatcagtcgctcagtcgtgtccgactctttgcgaccccatgaatcgcagcacgccaggcctccctgtccatcaccaactcccagagttcactcaaactcacatccattgggtcagtgatgccatccagccatctcatcctctgtcgtccccttttcctcttgcccccaatccctcccagcatcagagtcttttccaatgagtcaactcttcgcatgacgtggccaaagtactggagttatgGCAAATAGAGGTGGGGGAAAGGTAGAAGTAGTAACATATTTCCTCCTCTTgcgctctaaaatcactgcgaatggccactgcagccatgaaatcaggagACATGTGCATCTTGacaggaaagctataacaaacctagatggtgtgctgaaaagcagagagattactctgccaacaaaggtccttatagccaaggctatggtcttcccagtggtcacgagagctggaccataaagaaggcagatccgtgaagaattgatgccttcaaactgtggtgctggagaaaactcctgagagtctcttggacagcaaggagaacaaaccagtcaatcttaagggaagtcaactctgaatacttgtcggaagcactgatgctgaagctgaagcactaatattttggtcatctgatggatgtgaaaagctgactcattggaaaagtccctgatgctgggaaagactgaagacagaaggaaaagagggcatcagaagatggggtggctggatgacatcaccaatgcaaaggacatgaacctgggcaaatttcgggagatgatgagggacagagagggctggcatgctgcagttcatgggttgcaaagagctggacacgacttggcaactgaacaacaacaacagctgtaaagaataaaatactgccactttcagcaacagggatggacctaggTGTTATCAAACTAAGTCAGGTGGAGAAATacagatactgtatgatatttAAATACACAATCTAAAAAATAAGGTGAATAAATTCATTTACAATACACAAACAGATTTACAGGTATAGAAATTAAATATGAGGTTATCAACGGGAGAGGAGTAGGGAGGAAAAATTAGGAGTATGGGGCTAATAGATGTACACTACCATAAGCAATAAGAATTTAGTCTATAACACACagaactatattcagttcagttcagttcagttcagttcagtttagtcgctcagtcgtgtccgactctgcgagcccatgaattgtagcacaccaggcctccctgtccgtcaccaactcccggagttcacccagactcacgtccatcgagtcagtgatgccatccagccatctcatcctctgtcgtccccttctcctcctgcccccaatccctcccagcatcagagtcttttccaacgagtcaactcttcgcatgaggtggccaaagtactggagtttcagctttagcatcattccttccaaagaaatcccagggctgatctccttcagaatggactggttggatctccttgcagtccaagggactctcaagagtcttcttcaacaccacagttcaaaagcatcaattcttcggcactcagccttcttcacagtccaactctcacatccatacatgaccacaggaaaaaccatagccttgactagatgaacctttgttggcaaagtaatgtctctgcttttgaatatgctatctaggttggtcataactttccttccaaggagtaagcgtcttttaatttcatggctgcagtcaccatctgcagtgattttggagccccaaaaaataaagtctgacactgtttccactgtttccccatctatttcccaaagtTCTTAAAATAACGTATAATGGAAATAaactgatatatgtatatatatatgtctcagaatcactttgctgtacacctgaaactaacacaatagtgtaaatcaactacttccactaaaaaaataaaaatcaaacaaccagattaaaaaataagccaaagaccttaacaaacacctcaccaaagaagagatATGGGTAGCAAAtaaccacatgaaaagatacttcaAATCATGTATgtaatcagagaaattcaaataaaaaaacaatgagataccattacacTTCTAATACAATGGCTACAATCTACACCATTGAGAACAACAAATGTTGGCCAGATGTGGAGCATTTGGAAATGCTCCAAAATTGCTACAACTATTTTGGAAGATGATAATtgtagtttcttacaaaactcaaTTCAGGCCAtctggagctcaggctcagtgCTTGTGGCACACAAGCTCAGCAGCctcctggcatgtggaatcttcccagagcagggctcgaaccatgtcccctgcactggcaggtggacttttaacaactggaccaccagggaaatcctataaattaaaaaaattttcattctataagattttcatttccttgcttACTTTTTTCTTCATGAAGCTACACCAAATAATTTAGCTACCTAACATTATCTTCACTAGTTAATTACAAATACTTGTAGCCTGCCATGATTCACAGACCTTATCTCCTGCTCTTAATCTTTGCTGACAAATATGTATCAAAGGAATATAAAGAGCTTCTCCGCAACTCCACCTCTAGACTTTAGCTTACTCTTCTCTAAAATGTCCTGCCCCAGAAGGACTGATTTCCCGCAGACATCCCTGAGGGTGTCTGTGTACAAAATTCAAAGAGGAAGTATACATACAATATTCATTGTACTATAGTAAAGGAATATTTTCTGTACTGTTATATGTGAGCTCTTCAACTAAATTAGCATGAAATATTACTGATCTCAAAGTTTCTTTGTAAATATCCTAGACTTCTTCCCTGCAAAAAGTAGCAGGCAGGATTAGGGTGACAAATGACCATCCAACATACAACTTAAGCACAGAGAGTTTAAATGTTTTATCCCCATTTATCACAAACATATAAGATAGATACTATAACTCTTGTATTTATACTAAGAAAACTGTGGATTATGCAGTTTGAATATTGAGTCCAGGTGACTCGGTGATACATGGGGTTTGTACTTGTATCCTTTACCTGCAGTGCTCTTTCTACTGAGTCAGACTGAAGGAGATGATTAAGACAAAAAccaatgaaaaaaatctatgcattttaaaaaaaggctaCGATATCTCAAAATATCTCAAAAATATCCCCAAGTATCTCTGATGTAAAATCAAATTTTTACCATAATTTAAGGCATTGCTTCATTCAGTCTCAACTTCACTCCC
The nucleotide sequence above comes from Bos indicus isolate NIAB-ARS_2022 breed Sahiwal x Tharparkar chromosome 7, NIAB-ARS_B.indTharparkar_mat_pri_1.0, whole genome shotgun sequence. Encoded proteins:
- the LOC109561283 gene encoding acrosin inhibitor 1 isoform X3, translating into MSLFLSWIKAIFIIALVFPLYSEIYFEPDFGFPPDCKVYTEACTREYNPICASDAKTYSNECTFCNEKMNNDADIHFQHFGECEY
- the LOC109561283 gene encoding acrosin inhibitor 1 isoform X2, translating into MKAALVCHTAVRTAPDLTKCLSSYHGSKLFSSLPWYFLFILPDCKVYTEACTREYNPICASDAKTYSNECTFCNEKMNNDADIHFQHFGECEY
- the LOC109561283 gene encoding acrosin inhibitor 1 isoform X1 — protein: MSVSFHRLDKMSLFLSWIKAIFIIALVFPLYSEIYFEPDFGFPPDCKVYTEACTREYNPICASDAKTYSNECTFCNEKMNNDADIHFQHFGECEY